ttgatttattaccACACAAATGTGATGATCCGGTGGTTGAGAGGCAATAAAATTGTGATAAACAACTGATACATTGAGCTTTCCGTGCTGATAATAGGCAGCTGCAACATATATTTATGTTATGATTTTCTTTACTGGTTATCTTTTGGTTTATTAAGACTTTCCTCGTCTTTCTTGCTTGAATGAAAATGGAATGGGGAAGACACTTTGGCATGTATCTGTTGATGTAAACATGCTCATTGAATTATTTTACACTGAATCATTTGAACGCTCTCCATGTAATTTTGCAGGCTCAACTGCGGGATTTGTCAGGATTTGCTGAAAACTAGACAACAACATCTGTCAGTAATCCCAAACCATTGGACAAACTTGATTGGCTTTGCTGTTGCAAATAATTTGAACTGCAAGTATGTTATATTTCTGgagtatatttctttttattgttttgccAAAATGTTCAATTTCCCAATATTGGAACAACTTTGCAAGTGAATTTCATCAActtattgtttgattattttatattgtagACTTTggggataaaatttttaaattgtgtttTTTCATCATTATGTAATACAAGGATGGATGCTGGCCAATGAATGTTAAACAACAAAGTATTGATATGAATAACGGTATGAAAACAAATTGATTGAAATTGAACCATATGACAGAAAAATAGCACAATGGGTACTAATATAAGGATAAAAAGTAATCTCCTCCTATCATGACCATTTCAATTAACAATATTACAATATCATTATGATGTATAAGTATCATTATGATGTGTTGTAGACAACATCAAGATGCCAAGATCAAAATTGAAGGACATGAAGGTAATCCGATCTGAAACAAATACCAGTCACAATGCTGCTATAACCAATGAAGTTGAGATCTCAACTGGTCAAATGCCTGATGCTCAACGTCGCACCTCAACTCATTCATCATCAGATACTAATTCAAATCGTAATggagatgatgaaaatgaagaccatgataaaataattgaaaataccAGTGGAGTGGTTAATGTAAAAACAGGTATTTTGTGCAATTGATTTCCAAATACAACTTTTTGAGTAATGGGTTAAACCATTTTGTCTTGATGAATGGGCACATGAATTGTTATAGTTGACAATGCGGGCCGCTGTAAAGGAAGAGGACGAACAACTTTGAAGGAGTTGTGGGCACTACCTCCAGGAGAGAAAGTGTTGGTCAGTGCAAACGGGCTTGGACAACCAATTGGTCCTGAGGCACAATTATTCTCTTCATTCCTAGGTATGATAGCTCGATCTAGCCAGAAGATCGGTCTTCAATACgagagttggcataaagtgcccaaaacattgaaggatgaacTATTAAACTTCATCGAGGTATACTTTTATGCTTATATTTGTGTTATGCATAAggtattcttttttatataatgatattattaagGTCATAATATTTGGTTGAAACTATTTTTGGTTATGAAATAGACACGCTTTGTTCTTGAAATCCCAAAAGACTATGTGCTCAAGTCTTTGGGAAAGAAATGGAGGGACAACAAACatgatttgaagagaaaatatttcaaaagagaGGATGGGTTGcaagcaaataaagaaaagCATCCAGAAGGGACTGTTAGCTGGCAATGGGAAGAATTAGTTGATTTTTGGTACTCGAGGAAAGGGGAGGTGcgaaaaatatattgtttattataaatGTAATTATCATGGTATCTTACATATGTAATTTAATGTTCATGTTATTATGCAGGAATCAGAACAGGTTGGGGTTTTCTCGAGAAAGCAACAAAAGTACACACACACTTCTGGTTCAAAAAGTTTCgcgagaaaagaaaaggaaatggtaAAAAATTGTTAAGTCTTTCAATATTcaatagtattattttttttccagagAGTATGCTTTGCTAGAAACCATTACTAATCTATAATTTCTTGATTTAGGAACTCAGAAGTGGAAAGAAAATAGGACGTTTCGAGTTTTTCAAAgcaacccacaataaaaaagaTGGTTCATATTTGAATAAAGAGACAGAAGAGATTATGGTACTAAGTCTCTGGCCATTATTTTTCCTTCTATTGATTTCTTAAGAAATGGCATTTGCTAAAAGTCTTTTACATAAATGTAGGAAAAGGCAAATGAAAAAAACTATCCGAATATCAATCAATCGATGGGGATGAGGGAATGGTTGAAAGCAGAAATTTTTGACTCAAGTGATTGGAAAAAGTGCGACATGGCCGAGTAAGAGGGCTTGGATTGGGTCCTACACCAACTTCATATTACGGCCATTCAGATAGTCGTCGTCTCACAACATGTAATGGTCATTCATCTGAGTGCATAGAATTTCGCCAACAGATGAATGAAAAGTTCCAAAAGATGGAAGATGAGCTTGGGCAAGAACGTGCTAATTACAACACTCTTTATActttcttgcaacaacaattccCAGGAGCGACAATTCCCCTGCCTACCATAGGTGGATCGTCTTCTCAATCGCACGTATTTCAAACTTCTAAACTAGTAATCAGTTACTTTTTGGATACTTCCATAATCAtaagttattatttcatttatgtatttgtgtgtgtataattGGGTGATACTCTCTATAAGtttatagtatttatttattggtccATTCCTAATTTTCTGTTgccaaattatatattaaacatataatTCTAATTATTGCAGAATCAATGCATCGGATTTCAGACCCCTAAGGCTAACACAGCCGGGTCTAGTGTGCATGTTCAGGTAATATATAGTACATTAAACATATAATGTTGTGTGTTGTTTAATACTAATACTCTAAATTATTCTTGCAGAATCAGGCTTCTCCAGAACATTGATGCACTCTTAGGAGGTTAGATGATCAAGACCGAcgaatgcttgatttttttttcccacttttttatgagattttatatGAACTTTGAATGTTCTTCGTGTCTATGAGTTTTCCACTACAATTGTACCtatcatattttgttaaatatttgtgatTGTGAATGAGATTGAAGATCTCGaagttgattaaatttatatatcattatgGTATTCACATACAAGATTGTACATTATTTATTgccttcatatttctttttattaatgaagtttaatttgggtttttaggtaatattcaaatttattataggaattaaatgcaaaaaaatctgaaaatattactgGGTTTTATCCAATTACggcgtttttatttttaaaagcccggcataatcaacaaagaaataatatacaGATCGCCGTATTTTCGCGGCGTTTATTCGAAAAATGCCGGCCCTTGGCGCCGTTTTATTACTTAAACGCCgcgaataaataaaaaattcagtgTCCAACTATGTATTTTTGTAGGCATGTTTCTTGATAAACGCCGTAAACTTTGTGGCGTTTATATATTAAACGCCGGCGAAACCGGGCTACTCTCGAAGAACCAGATTCGACATTGCCGGCGTTTTACGATCAAACACCGGTCATACTACCGGCGTTTTTATAAACGCCACTAAAGGTAAAAAAATGCGGTGAAGAACTAATATGTTGTAGTGAGAGTCTAttttggtagcctttgtggatgagtgacacaccatgagggttagacattggtaggttagagagggttgagagtgtgaatCGAGAGGTTGTAGAggatcccctttcccttccggtgtgatttatcctacctccatgctcctagagttctttgcggtcacaatttagtgaagtgctaagagagaaactctggttgagcttagttgcgcgagcaacagagtgaagcgttgaagtaatccttactaTTTGGGGCGTAATTGGGACTAGTGGTCTTttgtctggaccaaagggttagatctacatataggaataagtttatcacttggaatccatagagcttctTGCATTTGTATGCAATGTGAgctgttgagactgagtgatttcttcaccagggcattgcgtagagttagtcatggttgaccttaggtttgggaccgtgtattttagaatttccacaactcattaagcatcagttaggagacataatagttggtattgcacttaaatcaataaccctaggaggagcaatgtccgagtgccccacatTCTATCgaattgccttttctctcattttattgtgcctttctttcttattttctttagtcttgttcacattgattttttcaacactattattgtttcatattcacttagttaagtagcaatcattgtgtttttattcactattccccatggatatgataacccactcacctgggatttattactttgataaaccagtgcacttgcgggtcacacgcaaggggcgttgtcaatgctgggttgacttgagtgagatTACACATACTACACAATAtctagtttgttgttttttttgatgcaaggttttagctagagcattgatttctcttattcggtgttggaaTTTATCCTTACTTGTacaatgcttcttttgcatacttttggttAACCTAAGAACAAGCACTTataattttccttcttagatgctttaatgttttatttttgcttgaggacaagcaaaagcttaagtgtgggggagtttgataagtgcttgtgtataagtaatacgaagcattcttttcatacattgagcataacttttatcagattttatcacttattcatatgtatgacaaggtccccttgcgtatatcccgcaagtgcacgggtttgtcaaagtaataatcccggatgagcaggtatcgtatccacagggagtagggaataaaaacacttaattcggttcttagctatgtgaaagatgaatagtgatatatgtgacaatgattcaattctcaaaagtaaaaacaacaagtaagagaggacacgtaaaggagaaggtaaggcaatcgataaagatggggtacccggatattgctcctcctaggacaatcatttcaagtgcaagaaccctctattatgcttcctaaataatgcaatagtgagtcatggaaatccttaattacatagtcccaaatctaaggtcaactatgcctaactctatacatgtcccggaggagagattggataacctctcaacttcgcactcgcataaaattgcaatgagctctagggattccaagtgataaatctcttcctaattatagacct
This genomic window from Dioscorea cayenensis subsp. rotundata cultivar TDr96_F1 chromosome 20, TDr96_F1_v2_PseudoChromosome.rev07_lg8_w22 25.fasta, whole genome shotgun sequence contains:
- the LOC120251858 gene encoding uncharacterized protein LOC120251858, which encodes MDNIKMPRSKLKDMKVIRSETNTSHNAAITNEVEISTGQMPDAQRRTSTHSSSDTNSNRNGDDENEDHDKIIENTSGVVNVKTVDNAGRCKGRGRTTLKELWALPPGEKVLVSANGLGQPIGPEAQLFSSFLGMIARSSQKIGLQYESWHKVPKTLKDELLNFIETRFVLEIPKDYVLKSLGKKWRDNKHDLKRKYFKREDGLQANKEKHPEGTVSWQWEELVDFWYSRKGEESEQVGVFSRKQQKYTHTSGSKSFARKEKEMELRSGKKIGRFEFFKATHNKKDGSYLNKETEEIMMNEKFQKMEDELGQERANYNTLYTFLQQQFPGATIPLPTIGGSSSQSHNQCIGFQTPKANTAGSSVHVQNQASPEH